A window from Amblyomma americanum isolate KBUSLIRL-KWMA chromosome 7, ASM5285725v1, whole genome shotgun sequence encodes these proteins:
- the LOC144098351 gene encoding cell adhesion molecule Dscam1-like isoform X6 has translation MHCALGMRCASIRFCFFLAAILSEASSANEEPPAIEEIIASTKVNAGEKATAACLLKRGSEPLTFQWLKSGVDASLLPDVRVKRFDDYLVLVIEPASAEASGDYTCAATNALGSDTRTTHIEVSVAPEWKKVPGDTEVRQGHSRSFQCIAFGSPKPNITWSKREGERDGWAALGQDSRMSFQASTMTIPDVQPSDAGMYSCVASNGVGPGIMATFRLSVTVPARFEEKSAAVTTRRTEVTRMKCQATGDQPLSIAWSKGSVKLDKRTSARYEVFETLIPDGLLSELVIRDTDRSDGALYTCHTQNKYGKDDRKVKLIVQEVPGPPQDVRLKDVWSRSASVSWSPSYSGNSPISKYIVQYWRDHGTAHRLQELEVIGSTTWTMVRDLLPGTAYVLNLVAENVIGRGEPSRTVVFHTGEEEPEAPPVDILVEMKGPSTVYISWKAPPREHWNGHLLGYYIGYRPRDSESPFSYRRVEASPNNASHEYLLGGLQRGTEYGLVLRAYNSAGSGPASQEKTVRTMDGDVPEAPRLFVTAVTADSMTLRWVIRSSSDVTGFNIHYRQDGGTWLELPIVNTANNTYTLTNLHPGYVYQVYVTASNVLGRGDPSAILLIRTESTASGHESSAIENKLADDTVPIYMDMAVMIPAGAILLAVLVILFSTCICVRKMKSTPRPVPEIMRYDPATLNTGTMMSQRYVEMEKMSEQDVPFAAPYEGGTIRNGTEMRGTLKERQEMKTYVPKPQNPMKDRPLPHPEQSPLRVDETYYDSAQ, from the exons ATGCACTGCGCACTCGGCATGCGCTGCGCCTCGATCCGCTTCTGCTTCTTCCTGGCTGCCATCCTCAGCGAGGCAAGCTCCGCAAATG AGGAACCCCCGGCGATAGAGGAAATCATCGCCTCGACAAAGGTCAACGCCGGCGAGAAGGCGACCGCCGCGTGCCTACTGAAGCGGGGCTCCGAGCCGTTGACGTTTCAATGGCTGAAGAGCGGCGTGGACGCTTCCCTGCTGCCCGACGTGAGGGTGAAGCGCTTCGACGACTACCTGGTGCTGGTCATAGAGCCGGCCAGCGCGGAGGCCTCGGGAGACTACACGTGTGCAGCGACCAACGCTCTCGGAAGCGACACGCGCACCACGCACATCGAAGTGTCAG TTGCACCGGAGTGGAAGAAAGTGCCCGGCGACACCGAAGTGCGCCAGGGGCACAGCAGAAGCTTCCAGTGCATCGCGTTTGGTTCGCCCAAGCCGAATATAACATGGTCCAAAAGGGAAG GAGAACGCGATGGCTGGGCAGCACTTGGGCAGGACTCTCGGATGTCATTCCAAGCGTCGACCATGACCATCCCAGACGTACAGCCTTCGGACGCTGGCATGTACTCCTGCGTCGCCAGCAATGGCGTCGGGCCGGGAATCATGGCCACTTTCCGACTCAGCGTCACCG TGCCGGCCAGGTTCGAGGAGAAATCGGCGGCGGTGACCACCCGGCGGACCGAGGTGACCCGGATGAAGTGCCAGGCCACGGGGGACCAGCCGCTCTCCATCGCCTGGTCCAAGGGCAGCGTCAAGCTGGACAAGAGGACCAGCGCTCG GTACGAGGTGTTCGAAACCCTGATCCCGGACGGGCTGCTCTCCGAGCTGGTGATCCGCGACACAGACCGCAGCGACGGTGCCCTCTACACCTGCCACACGCAGAACAAGTACGGCAAGGACGACAGGAAGGTCAAGCTCATCGTGCAAG AGGTGCCGGGTCCGCCACAAGACGTGCGCCTCAAGGACGTCTGGAGCCGGTCGGCCAGCGTGTCGTGGTCCCCGTCGTACAGCGGCAACAGCCCCATCTCGAAGTACATCGTCCAGTACTGGAGGGACCACG GCACGGCACACAGGCTCCAGGAGCTGGAGGTGATCGGCTCGACGACGTGGACCATGGTCCGCGATCTGCTACCGGGCACCGCCTACGTGCTCAACCTGGTCGCCGAGAACGTCATCGGCCGCGGAGAGCCCTCGCGGACCGTCGTCTTCCACACCGGGGAAGAAG aGCCAGAAGCCCCACCTGTCGACATCCTGGTGGAGATGAAGGGTCCTTCAACCGTCTACATATCGTGGAAG GCTCCGCCCCGCGAGCACTGGAACGGCCACCTGCTGGGCTACTACATCGGTTACCGGCCTCGGGACTCGGAGTCTCCCTTCTCGTACCGCCGCGTCGAGGCGTCGCCCAACAACGCCAGCCACGAGTACCTGCTCGGGGGCCTGCAGCGGGGCACCGAGTACGGACTCGTGCTCAGGGCCTACAACAGCGCCGGCTCTGGGCCCGCTTCGCAGGAGAAGACCGTGCGCACCATGGACGGAG ATGTTCCTGAGGCTCCGCGGCTCTTCGTGACAGCTGTGACAGCCGATTCCATGACGCTTCGCTGGGTCATCAGGTCCAGCAGTGACGTCACAG GCTTCAATATTCACTACCGGCAGGACGGCGGCACCTGGCTGGAGCTGCCCATCGTGAACACAGCCAATAACACGTACACCCTGACCAACCTCCACCCCGGGTACGTGTACCAGGTGTACGTGACCGCCTCCAACGTGCTGGGCCGCGGTGACCCGAGCGCCATACTCCTGATCAGGACAGAAAGCACCG CATCCGGACACGAGAGCTCGGCGATCGAGAACAAGCTGGCGGACGACACGGTGCCCATCTACATGGACATGGCCGTCATGATTCCGGCGGGCGCCATCTTGCTCGCCGTGCTCGTCATCCTGTTCAGCACCTGCATCTGCGTCCGGAAGATGAAGAGCACGCCCAGACCAGTTCCTG AGATCATGCGGTATGACCCGGCGACCCTGAACACGGGCACCATGATGTCCCAGAGGTACGTGGAGATGGAGAAGATGTCGGAGCAGGACGTACCATTCGCCGCTCCCTACGAGGGAGGCACAATACGCAATGGCACCGAAATGCGAGGCACGCTCAAGGAACGCCAGGAAATGAAGACCTACGTTCCCAAG CCGCAGAACCCGATGAAGGACCGACCGCTGCCTCATCCGGAACAGTCGCCGCTGCGGGTGGACGAAACCTACTACGACAGCGCGCAGTGA
- the LOC144098351 gene encoding cell adhesion molecule Dscam1-like isoform X9, translated as MSFQASTMTIPDVQPSDAGMYSCVASNGVGPGIMATFRLSVTVPARFEEKSAAVTTRRTEVTRMKCQATGDQPLSIAWSKGSVKLDKRTSARYEVFETLIPDGLLSELVIRDTDRSDGALYTCHTQNKYGKDDRKVKLIVQEVPGPPQDVRLKDVWSRSASVSWSPSYSGNSPISKYIVQYWRDHGTAHRLQELEVIGSTTWTMVRDLLPGTAYVLNLVAENVIGRGEPSRTVVFHTGEEEPEAPPVDILVEMKGPSTVYISWKAPPREHWNGHLLGYYIGYRPRDSESPFSYRRVEASPNNASHEYLLGGLQRGTEYGLVLRAYNSAGSGPASQEKTVRTMDGDVPEAPRLFVTAVTADSMTLRWVIRSSSDVTGFNIHYRQDGGTWLELPIVNTANNTYTLTNLHPGYVYQVYVTASNVLGRGDPSAILLIRTESTASGHESSAIENKLADDTVPIYMDMAVMIPAGAILLAVLVILFSTCICVRKMKSTPRPVPEIMRYDPATLNTGTMMSQRYVEMEKMSEQDVPFAAPYEGGTIRNGTEMRGTLKERQEMKTYVPKPQNPMKDRPLPHPEQSPLRVDETYYDSAQ; from the exons ATGTCATTCCAAGCGTCGACCATGACCATCCCAGACGTACAGCCTTCGGACGCTGGCATGTACTCCTGCGTCGCCAGCAATGGCGTCGGGCCGGGAATCATGGCCACTTTCCGACTCAGCGTCACCG TGCCGGCCAGGTTCGAGGAGAAATCGGCGGCGGTGACCACCCGGCGGACCGAGGTGACCCGGATGAAGTGCCAGGCCACGGGGGACCAGCCGCTCTCCATCGCCTGGTCCAAGGGCAGCGTCAAGCTGGACAAGAGGACCAGCGCTCG GTACGAGGTGTTCGAAACCCTGATCCCGGACGGGCTGCTCTCCGAGCTGGTGATCCGCGACACAGACCGCAGCGACGGTGCCCTCTACACCTGCCACACGCAGAACAAGTACGGCAAGGACGACAGGAAGGTCAAGCTCATCGTGCAAG AGGTGCCGGGTCCGCCACAAGACGTGCGCCTCAAGGACGTCTGGAGCCGGTCGGCCAGCGTGTCGTGGTCCCCGTCGTACAGCGGCAACAGCCCCATCTCGAAGTACATCGTCCAGTACTGGAGGGACCACG GCACGGCACACAGGCTCCAGGAGCTGGAGGTGATCGGCTCGACGACGTGGACCATGGTCCGCGATCTGCTACCGGGCACCGCCTACGTGCTCAACCTGGTCGCCGAGAACGTCATCGGCCGCGGAGAGCCCTCGCGGACCGTCGTCTTCCACACCGGGGAAGAAG aGCCAGAAGCCCCACCTGTCGACATCCTGGTGGAGATGAAGGGTCCTTCAACCGTCTACATATCGTGGAAG GCTCCGCCCCGCGAGCACTGGAACGGCCACCTGCTGGGCTACTACATCGGTTACCGGCCTCGGGACTCGGAGTCTCCCTTCTCGTACCGCCGCGTCGAGGCGTCGCCCAACAACGCCAGCCACGAGTACCTGCTCGGGGGCCTGCAGCGGGGCACCGAGTACGGACTCGTGCTCAGGGCCTACAACAGCGCCGGCTCTGGGCCCGCTTCGCAGGAGAAGACCGTGCGCACCATGGACGGAG ATGTTCCTGAGGCTCCGCGGCTCTTCGTGACAGCTGTGACAGCCGATTCCATGACGCTTCGCTGGGTCATCAGGTCCAGCAGTGACGTCACAG GCTTCAATATTCACTACCGGCAGGACGGCGGCACCTGGCTGGAGCTGCCCATCGTGAACACAGCCAATAACACGTACACCCTGACCAACCTCCACCCCGGGTACGTGTACCAGGTGTACGTGACCGCCTCCAACGTGCTGGGCCGCGGTGACCCGAGCGCCATACTCCTGATCAGGACAGAAAGCACCG CATCCGGACACGAGAGCTCGGCGATCGAGAACAAGCTGGCGGACGACACGGTGCCCATCTACATGGACATGGCCGTCATGATTCCGGCGGGCGCCATCTTGCTCGCCGTGCTCGTCATCCTGTTCAGCACCTGCATCTGCGTCCGGAAGATGAAGAGCACGCCCAGACCAGTTCCTG AGATCATGCGGTATGACCCGGCGACCCTGAACACGGGCACCATGATGTCCCAGAGGTACGTGGAGATGGAGAAGATGTCGGAGCAGGACGTACCATTCGCCGCTCCCTACGAGGGAGGCACAATACGCAATGGCACCGAAATGCGAGGCACGCTCAAGGAACGCCAGGAAATGAAGACCTACGTTCCCAAG CCGCAGAACCCGATGAAGGACCGACCGCTGCCTCATCCGGAACAGTCGCCGCTGCGGGTGGACGAAACCTACTACGACAGCGCGCAGTGA
- the LOC144098351 gene encoding cell adhesion molecule Dscam1-like isoform X2, which produces MLVNARAPRAAGDTIALLVTTILHFTISGCNGQVLSKEAPVVTPFSFPTDLSEGASAQVLCAISKGALPVYFTWLKDRKTVSGDNVKVTTSERFSVLQVLSVSAADVGNYTCFAKNLQGSDSYSVKLEVRAPPRWLRVPSDVSALLGSEAKLSCPVAGHPAPRVTWSKLTDGNRARLETGQSSTLDPTGVLVLRSVRPRDAGVYLCEADNGVGEAITNRVRLTLNVPARFEEKSAAVTTRRTEVTRMKCQATGDQPLSIAWSKGSVKLDKRTSARYEVFETLIPDGLLSELVIRDTDRSDGALYTCHTQNKYGKDDRKVKLIVQEVPGPPQDVRLKDVWSRSASVSWSPSYSGNSPISKYIVQYWRDHGTAHRLQELEVIGSTTWTMVRDLLPGTAYVLNLVAENVIGRGEPSRTVVFHTGEEEPEAPPVDILVEMKGPSTVYISWKAPPREHWNGHLLGYYIGYRPRDSESPFSYRRVEASPNNASHEYLLGGLQRGTEYGLVLRAYNSAGSGPASQEKTVRTMDGDVPEAPRLFVTAVTADSMTLRWVIRSSSDVTGFNIHYRQDGGTWLELPIVNTANNTYTLTNLHPGYVYQVYVTASNVLGRGDPSAILLIRTESTASGHESSAIENKLADDTVPIYMDMAVMIPAGAILLAVLVILFSTCICVRKMKSTPRPVPEIMRYDPATLNTGTMMSQRYVEMEKMSEQDVPFAAPYEGGTIRNGTEMRGTLKERQEMKTYVPKPQNPMKDRPLPHPEQSPLRVDETYYDSAQ; this is translated from the exons ATGCTGGTGAACGCGCGAGCTCCGCGGGCGGCGGGCGATACAATCGCGCTTCTGGTAACAACGATTCTTCATTTCACCATCTCCGGCTGCAACGGTCAAGTCCTGTCGAAAG AGGCACCCGTGGTGACCCCGTTCAGTTTCCCGACTGACCTGTCCGAAGGCGCGTCCGCGCAAGTTCTTTGCGCGATCTCAAAAGGGGCACTCCCAGTGTACTTCACGTGGCTCAAGGACAGGAAAACCGTCAGCGGTGACAACGTGAAGGTGACCACGTCCGAGAGATTCTCGGTGCTCCAGGTCTTGTCCGTGTCAGCTGCTGACGTGGGAAACTACACCTGCTTCGCAAAGAACTTGCAGGGCAGCGACAGCTACTCCGTCAAACTCGAGGTTAGAG CGCCCCCACGGTGGCTGCGGGTGCCCTCCGACGTGTCAGCCTTGCTGGGAAGCGAGGCCAAGCTGTCCTGCCCCGTGGCCGGACACCCGGCTCCCAGAGTGACCTGGAGCAAGCTGACAG ATGGGAATCGGGCCCGGCTGGAAACGGGCCAGTCGTCGACGCTCGATCCGACCGGCGTCCTCGTGCTGCGCAGCGTGCGGCCCCGCGACGCCGGCGTTTACCTGTGCGAGGCCGACAACGGCGTCGGCGAAGCCATCACCAACCGAGTCAGGCTCACGCTCAACG TGCCGGCCAGGTTCGAGGAGAAATCGGCGGCGGTGACCACCCGGCGGACCGAGGTGACCCGGATGAAGTGCCAGGCCACGGGGGACCAGCCGCTCTCCATCGCCTGGTCCAAGGGCAGCGTCAAGCTGGACAAGAGGACCAGCGCTCG GTACGAGGTGTTCGAAACCCTGATCCCGGACGGGCTGCTCTCCGAGCTGGTGATCCGCGACACAGACCGCAGCGACGGTGCCCTCTACACCTGCCACACGCAGAACAAGTACGGCAAGGACGACAGGAAGGTCAAGCTCATCGTGCAAG AGGTGCCGGGTCCGCCACAAGACGTGCGCCTCAAGGACGTCTGGAGCCGGTCGGCCAGCGTGTCGTGGTCCCCGTCGTACAGCGGCAACAGCCCCATCTCGAAGTACATCGTCCAGTACTGGAGGGACCACG GCACGGCACACAGGCTCCAGGAGCTGGAGGTGATCGGCTCGACGACGTGGACCATGGTCCGCGATCTGCTACCGGGCACCGCCTACGTGCTCAACCTGGTCGCCGAGAACGTCATCGGCCGCGGAGAGCCCTCGCGGACCGTCGTCTTCCACACCGGGGAAGAAG aGCCAGAAGCCCCACCTGTCGACATCCTGGTGGAGATGAAGGGTCCTTCAACCGTCTACATATCGTGGAAG GCTCCGCCCCGCGAGCACTGGAACGGCCACCTGCTGGGCTACTACATCGGTTACCGGCCTCGGGACTCGGAGTCTCCCTTCTCGTACCGCCGCGTCGAGGCGTCGCCCAACAACGCCAGCCACGAGTACCTGCTCGGGGGCCTGCAGCGGGGCACCGAGTACGGACTCGTGCTCAGGGCCTACAACAGCGCCGGCTCTGGGCCCGCTTCGCAGGAGAAGACCGTGCGCACCATGGACGGAG ATGTTCCTGAGGCTCCGCGGCTCTTCGTGACAGCTGTGACAGCCGATTCCATGACGCTTCGCTGGGTCATCAGGTCCAGCAGTGACGTCACAG GCTTCAATATTCACTACCGGCAGGACGGCGGCACCTGGCTGGAGCTGCCCATCGTGAACACAGCCAATAACACGTACACCCTGACCAACCTCCACCCCGGGTACGTGTACCAGGTGTACGTGACCGCCTCCAACGTGCTGGGCCGCGGTGACCCGAGCGCCATACTCCTGATCAGGACAGAAAGCACCG CATCCGGACACGAGAGCTCGGCGATCGAGAACAAGCTGGCGGACGACACGGTGCCCATCTACATGGACATGGCCGTCATGATTCCGGCGGGCGCCATCTTGCTCGCCGTGCTCGTCATCCTGTTCAGCACCTGCATCTGCGTCCGGAAGATGAAGAGCACGCCCAGACCAGTTCCTG AGATCATGCGGTATGACCCGGCGACCCTGAACACGGGCACCATGATGTCCCAGAGGTACGTGGAGATGGAGAAGATGTCGGAGCAGGACGTACCATTCGCCGCTCCCTACGAGGGAGGCACAATACGCAATGGCACCGAAATGCGAGGCACGCTCAAGGAACGCCAGGAAATGAAGACCTACGTTCCCAAG CCGCAGAACCCGATGAAGGACCGACCGCTGCCTCATCCGGAACAGTCGCCGCTGCGGGTGGACGAAACCTACTACGACAGCGCGCAGTGA